From a single Stackebrandtia endophytica genomic region:
- a CDS encoding hemolysin family protein, with amino-acid sequence MGGYTGQLVLVLILVLTNAVFAGSEMALVSLRDSQLQRLERASRGGQILAKLARDPNRFLATIQIGITLAGFLASATAAVSLAQPLVPALGSLGSAAEPLAVVLVTMGLAFITLVFGELAPKRIAMQRAESWAMAVARPLHFLSTISRPVVWLLGKSTNLVVRLTGNDPAMGREEVSPEEIRELVAAQRGFTAQQRTIISGAFEIADRLVREILVHRRDVVSVPGEQLSADALAVMVDSKHSRALVVGPDGLDDVIGVVHMRDLIAATGTAADHSRDCMVVPESLKVSDALRQMRDQREQFAVVVDEYGAVDGIITMEDLVEEIVGEIYDETDRDLATVESEADGAMVVPGSFPLHDLPDLGIDLEDDRGDYTTVAGLILAHLGHVPKVPGEVVHIDHITAEVVEIEGRAVSKARLRITADNSS; translated from the coding sequence ATGGGTGGTTATACCGGGCAGCTGGTCTTGGTCCTGATCCTGGTGCTCACCAACGCGGTCTTTGCCGGCAGCGAGATGGCGTTGGTGAGCCTGCGGGACAGCCAGCTGCAACGTTTGGAGCGCGCCTCGCGCGGTGGGCAGATCCTCGCCAAACTGGCACGCGACCCGAACCGGTTCCTCGCCACGATCCAAATCGGAATCACCCTGGCGGGTTTCCTCGCCTCGGCGACGGCGGCGGTGTCGCTGGCGCAGCCGCTGGTCCCGGCACTGGGGTCACTGGGCAGCGCGGCCGAACCGCTCGCGGTGGTCCTGGTGACCATGGGATTGGCGTTCATCACCCTGGTGTTCGGGGAGCTCGCGCCCAAACGCATCGCGATGCAGCGCGCCGAGAGTTGGGCGATGGCGGTGGCCCGGCCACTGCACTTCCTGTCGACGATCTCGCGTCCCGTGGTGTGGTTGCTGGGCAAGTCGACCAACCTGGTGGTCCGGTTGACCGGCAACGACCCGGCGATGGGCCGCGAGGAGGTCAGCCCGGAGGAGATCCGCGAGCTGGTCGCCGCGCAACGGGGATTCACGGCGCAGCAGCGGACCATCATCTCCGGTGCCTTCGAGATCGCCGACCGCCTGGTGCGGGAGATCCTGGTGCACCGCCGCGACGTCGTCTCGGTCCCGGGTGAGCAGCTCAGTGCCGACGCGTTGGCGGTCATGGTGGACTCCAAGCACTCCCGGGCGCTGGTCGTGGGGCCCGACGGCTTGGACGACGTGATCGGGGTGGTCCACATGCGCGACCTCATCGCCGCCACCGGTACCGCCGCCGACCACAGCCGCGACTGCATGGTGGTGCCGGAGAGCCTGAAGGTGTCCGACGCGTTGCGGCAGATGCGCGATCAGCGGGAGCAGTTCGCCGTGGTCGTCGACGAGTACGGCGCGGTGGACGGGATCATCACGATGGAGGACCTGGTCGAGGAGATCGTGGGGGAGATCTACGACGAGACCGACCGTGACCTGGCGACCGTGGAGTCCGAAGCCGACGGTGCGATGGTGGTCCCCGGCTCGTTCCCGCTGCACGACCTGCCCGACCTGGGTATCGACCTGGAGGACGACCGCGGTGACTACACGACGGTGGCCGGACTGATCCTGGCCCACCTCGGTCACGTCCCGAAGGTGCCCGGCGAGGTCGTCCACATCGACCACATCACCGCCGAGGTGGTGGAGATCGAGGGGCGCGCGGTCTCCAAGGCCCGGCTGCGGATCACCGCCGACAACAGCAGCTGA
- a CDS encoding DUF2332 domain-containing protein codes for MDTVERYRQFADREAAGVSPTYQALATAVAEQPDLMRRMETLTWGHRQPNLLFAASTFLDAPLTDPDSYVSWLRDNWDRVAPIMAARYTQTNEAARCATLLPLLAQLPQPLALLEVGASAGLCLFPDKYFYDYNGTTVGDPASPVHLDCAVTGPAPIPTQLPDVVWRGGIDLNPIDVADPDELAWLTALIWPEHDERRARLRAAAQVVAADPPTLVAGDLVTELPRLAARAPADATLVVFHSAVLAYLPSEARDAFVDLVTDLPGHWISNETAPEGAAIPGLSPQPFGLRLDGELVALTGPHGQALRWLE; via the coding sequence ATGGACACCGTGGAGCGTTATCGACAGTTCGCCGACCGGGAGGCCGCCGGGGTATCCCCCACCTATCAGGCACTGGCAACCGCCGTGGCGGAACAGCCGGACCTCATGCGGCGCATGGAAACCCTGACCTGGGGGCACCGCCAGCCGAACCTCCTGTTCGCGGCGTCGACCTTTTTGGATGCTCCGCTGACCGATCCGGATTCCTATGTGTCCTGGCTGCGCGACAACTGGGATCGGGTCGCCCCGATCATGGCCGCCCGGTACACCCAGACCAACGAGGCGGCCCGCTGCGCGACACTCCTTCCACTGCTCGCGCAGCTGCCGCAACCGCTGGCTCTGCTGGAAGTGGGCGCCTCCGCCGGATTGTGTCTGTTTCCCGACAAATACTTCTACGACTACAACGGCACGACGGTCGGCGACCCGGCCTCACCGGTACATCTGGACTGCGCGGTCACCGGACCGGCCCCGATCCCGACGCAACTACCGGACGTGGTGTGGAGAGGCGGGATCGACCTCAATCCCATCGACGTCGCCGACCCCGACGAACTGGCCTGGCTGACCGCACTGATCTGGCCCGAACACGACGAACGCCGCGCCCGGTTGCGCGCCGCCGCGCAGGTGGTGGCGGCCGATCCACCGACCCTCGTCGCCGGTGACCTGGTGACCGAACTGCCCCGACTGGCCGCGCGGGCACCGGCCGACGCGACCCTCGTCGTGTTCCACAGTGCCGTCCTGGCCTACCTGCCGTCCGAGGCTCGCGACGCCTTCGTCGACCTCGTCACCGATCTGCCCGGCCACTGGATCTCCAACGAGACCGCCCCCGAGGGCGCTGCGATCCCGGGCTTGAGTCCCCAACCGTTCGGTTTGCGACTGGACGGGGAACTGGTGGCCCTCACCGGCCCGCACGGCCAGGCACTTCGCTGGCTGGAATGA
- a CDS encoding sialidase family protein produces the protein MPTPKRPLSGLLASCLLVSGLVGCAEATPIPTETQPPMVDGDWVGHSQALTAAGATPLTHIGDLVADPAGCLSLVGSDYSRKPPTGMVWTATLDCTTLSAQWQTTVEFATGTELTDIAIMPTDELIAVGNGLDANNAPITGVVAIRDTDGRWATATELGEDSDGPMTALAIERVGDDLMIAGQYDGNASVWLSTDGYEWDRRALPVDEDLSGSQASTLATDGDIIVVAGRGQDEDGETTTLMWNSSDGGRTWDETALPKTATADFRIGTLVHVVGGRGFLAIGSTRSKSSGLTMYSTDGKGWKLAQPPSSGPLDVAIPTGEGRILIIARPLDEDTACGVIGMIWRDGQWRDYDLPCAEAGQARGVMLDDGTIALILGDELWLREPVRR, from the coding sequence GTGCCCACCCCGAAACGACCGTTGAGTGGCCTCCTCGCCAGTTGCCTCCTCGTGTCCGGACTCGTCGGCTGTGCCGAAGCCACGCCCATCCCCACCGAGACCCAACCGCCCATGGTCGACGGTGACTGGGTCGGCCACAGCCAAGCCCTCACGGCGGCGGGCGCGACCCCGCTGACCCACATCGGCGACCTGGTCGCCGACCCGGCGGGATGCCTGAGCCTGGTCGGCAGCGACTACAGCCGCAAACCCCCGACCGGGATGGTGTGGACCGCGACCCTCGACTGCACCACCCTGTCGGCCCAATGGCAGACCACCGTCGAATTCGCCACCGGAACCGAGCTCACCGACATCGCGATCATGCCCACCGACGAACTGATCGCCGTCGGCAACGGCCTCGACGCCAACAACGCGCCCATCACCGGTGTCGTCGCGATCCGCGACACCGACGGCCGCTGGGCCACCGCCACCGAACTGGGCGAGGACTCCGACGGGCCGATGACCGCACTGGCCATCGAGCGGGTCGGCGACGACCTGATGATCGCCGGGCAGTACGACGGCAACGCGTCGGTGTGGCTGTCGACCGACGGCTACGAGTGGGACCGGCGGGCGTTGCCGGTGGACGAGGACCTGTCCGGCAGCCAGGCCAGCACCCTCGCCACCGACGGCGACATCATCGTCGTCGCCGGCCGGGGCCAGGACGAGGACGGCGAGACCACGACGCTGATGTGGAACTCCAGCGACGGTGGCCGCACCTGGGACGAGACGGCGCTGCCCAAGACCGCGACCGCCGACTTTCGCATCGGCACCCTGGTCCACGTCGTCGGCGGCAGGGGATTCCTGGCCATCGGCTCGACCAGGTCCAAATCCAGTGGCCTGACCATGTACTCCACCGACGGCAAGGGCTGGAAGCTGGCGCAGCCACCGTCCAGTGGACCGCTGGACGTCGCCATTCCGACCGGTGAAGGCCGGATCCTGATCATCGCCCGGCCGCTGGACGAGGACACCGCGTGCGGCGTGATCGGGATGATCTGGCGGGATGGGCAGTGGCGTGACTACGATCTGCCGTGCGCCGAAGCCGGGCAGGCTCGCGGTGTCATGTTGGACGACGGCACGATCGCGCTGATCCTCGGGGACGAACTGTGGTTGCGAGAGCCGGTTCGACGCTGA
- a CDS encoding helix-turn-helix transcriptional regulator, whose translation MTTDTKPATDPVPLHRFRVPEPEAVPIAVGNFDSLGPASRADYPHRHTFYEVVLATGGTGHHVIDFTEFRLRPPQLGLITPGQVHFWRNVTGLEGRVLLFTEAFLALTPGDWHLWHRLADRSWLSLNPMQAGRVSGLLAQMETEYHSRGADSVSVLRAFLHVLLVQATRVPDGGDRPVSVDRATVVAREFVRMLSQSGQVADSVAGYAGRLQVSSSYLAEAVKTATGETPGQLIRRFRILEARRLLGSTDLTVGQISRHLGFDDPSYFCRFFRRETGSTPTGFRHGEKHQEYRNQSID comes from the coding sequence ATGACGACAGACACCAAACCGGCCACCGATCCGGTGCCACTACACCGATTCCGCGTTCCCGAGCCCGAAGCCGTGCCGATCGCGGTCGGTAACTTCGACTCGCTCGGGCCCGCCTCTCGCGCCGACTACCCCCACCGGCACACCTTCTACGAGGTCGTCCTGGCCACCGGGGGCACCGGACATCACGTGATCGACTTCACCGAGTTCCGGCTTCGACCACCTCAGCTGGGACTCATCACCCCGGGGCAGGTGCACTTCTGGCGGAACGTGACCGGGCTGGAGGGGCGCGTCCTGTTGTTCACCGAGGCCTTCCTGGCGCTGACCCCCGGCGACTGGCATCTGTGGCATCGCCTCGCCGACCGGTCCTGGCTGTCGTTGAACCCGATGCAGGCCGGTCGTGTCAGCGGGTTGCTGGCTCAGATGGAGACCGAGTATCACTCGCGCGGCGCCGATTCGGTCAGCGTGCTGCGGGCGTTTCTGCACGTCCTGCTGGTTCAGGCGACCCGGGTGCCCGACGGGGGAGACCGGCCGGTCTCGGTCGACCGGGCCACCGTGGTGGCCCGGGAGTTCGTTCGGATGTTGAGTCAATCGGGGCAGGTGGCCGACTCCGTCGCCGGTTACGCCGGTCGGCTACAGGTCTCGTCGAGCTATCTGGCCGAGGCGGTCAAGACCGCCACCGGCGAGACCCCCGGGCAGTTGATCCGGCGGTTCCGCATCCTGGAGGCCCGCCGACTCCTGGGCAGCACCGACCTGACCGTCGGCCAGATATCCCGCCACCTGGGGTTCGACGACCCGTCCTACTTCTGCCGGTTCTTCCGCCGGGAGACCGGTAGCACGCCGACCGGCTTCCGCCATGGAGAAAAACACCAGGAATACCGGAATCAGTCCATCGATTAA
- a CDS encoding carbohydrate-binding protein: MTGSPNEPRPEIGSTEDDGSGISRKKLLKAAMVALPAPLLLGATAPMALAGDSTSTDGTANLTSTPQCDDGDDPTPPQMEGPYFKPNSPQRSSMVDGPGTALTLSGYVFGLGCQPISGVLLDFWQADNAGAYDNIGYRFRGHQFTNASGAYQLTAIVPGLYPGRTRHIHVKVQAPGRPILTTQLYFPGEPRNNTDPLFNPALLMTVRNVGTGREASFDFVLNIPQDPGPTPTATTPPPSGTWAAGTAYQVGDQVDYNGVSYRCRIAHTATPGWEPPNAPALWQTV, from the coding sequence ATGACCGGCTCACCCAACGAACCACGCCCGGAAATCGGATCCACTGAGGACGACGGATCCGGCATCTCGCGGAAGAAGCTGTTGAAGGCGGCGATGGTCGCGTTGCCCGCGCCCCTGCTGCTGGGGGCCACCGCGCCCATGGCCCTGGCCGGCGACTCGACGTCCACCGACGGGACGGCCAACCTCACCTCCACACCGCAGTGCGACGACGGAGACGACCCGACGCCACCGCAGATGGAGGGGCCGTACTTCAAGCCCAACTCGCCACAACGCTCCAGTATGGTCGATGGACCCGGAACCGCCCTGACGCTGTCCGGGTACGTGTTCGGCCTGGGCTGTCAACCCATCTCCGGCGTGCTGTTGGACTTCTGGCAGGCCGACAACGCCGGAGCCTACGACAACATCGGGTACCGCTTCCGCGGCCACCAGTTCACCAACGCGAGCGGCGCCTACCAGCTCACCGCGATCGTCCCGGGCCTGTACCCGGGACGGACCCGGCACATCCACGTGAAGGTGCAGGCCCCCGGCCGCCCCATCCTGACCACACAGCTGTACTTCCCCGGCGAACCGCGCAACAACACCGACCCGCTGTTCAACCCGGCGCTGCTGATGACGGTCCGCAACGTCGGAACCGGGCGCGAAGCCAGCTTCGACTTCGTCCTCAACATCCCGCAGGACCCCGGCCCGACTCCGACCGCCACCACCCCGCCGCCCTCGGGCACCTGGGCGGCAGGCACCGCCTACCAGGTGGGTGACCAGGTGGATTACAACGGCGTCTCGTATCGGTGCCGGATCGCGCACACCGCCACCCCCGGTTGGGAGCCTCCCAACGCCCCGGCCCTCTGGCAGACGGTGTGA
- a CDS encoding VIT1/CCC1 transporter family protein, with product MADSHPAAPHPGEPHHEPLGRKLNWLRAGVLGANDGIVSVAGLVVGVAGATSDPTTLAVSGIAGLVAGALSMAGGEYVSVSTQRDTEQAAVRKEAYELATMPEEEERELAGIYESRGLSPELAAQVARELMAKDALTAHAQAELGIDPDEYTSPWHAAWVSCLSFSIGALLPLLAIVLFPAGVKVWACGAAVVVALALTGFVSARLGQATPLPAVVRTVAVGVITMLVTYGIGSLFGVTVG from the coding sequence ATGGCCGACTCACACCCTGCCGCCCCTCACCCGGGCGAACCGCACCACGAACCGCTGGGGCGCAAGCTGAACTGGCTGCGCGCCGGTGTGCTCGGCGCCAACGACGGCATCGTGTCGGTCGCCGGGTTGGTCGTGGGTGTCGCCGGTGCCACCTCCGACCCCACCACCCTGGCGGTGTCCGGCATCGCGGGATTGGTGGCGGGTGCCCTGTCGATGGCCGGCGGCGAGTACGTCTCGGTGAGCACCCAGCGGGACACCGAGCAGGCCGCCGTACGCAAGGAGGCGTACGAGTTGGCGACGATGCCCGAGGAGGAGGAACGCGAGCTCGCGGGCATCTACGAGAGTCGTGGCCTGTCCCCGGAGTTGGCCGCCCAGGTGGCGCGGGAGTTGATGGCCAAGGACGCGTTGACCGCGCACGCCCAGGCGGAACTGGGCATCGATCCCGATGAGTACACCAGCCCGTGGCACGCGGCGTGGGTGTCGTGTCTGTCGTTCTCCATCGGCGCGCTGCTGCCGCTGTTGGCGATCGTGTTGTTCCCGGCCGGGGTCAAGGTGTGGGCGTGCGGTGCGGCGGTGGTGGTCGCGTTGGCGTTGACCGGTTTCGTCAGTGCCCGGCTGGGTCAGGCCACCCCGCTGCCGGCGGTCGTGCGAACGGTCGCCGTCGGTGTGATCACGATGCTGGTGACCTACGGGATCGGTTCGCTGTTCGGGGTGACCGTGGGCTGA
- a CDS encoding GNAT family N-acetyltransferase, whose protein sequence is MLSDHFPLHHLVLRTPRLELRLPSDEELSALADLAADGIHDPAVMPFTFPWSDLEPALRARSVVQHHWRTLGALTPQDWQLSLTVFRDGEVVALQALGAKDFASLREVSSGSWVGRRFHGQGIGTEMRAAVLHLAFAGLDALEATSGAFTDNPSSNAISHKLGYRDDGIDRCMRRGEIGTIRRFRLDRASWEKHATTEVTIDGLEAGLPLLVAESA, encoded by the coding sequence ATGCTGAGCGATCACTTTCCGCTGCACCACCTGGTGTTGCGCACCCCCCGACTGGAACTGAGGCTGCCGTCCGACGAAGAGTTGAGCGCGCTCGCCGATCTCGCCGCCGACGGCATTCACGACCCGGCGGTGATGCCGTTCACCTTCCCCTGGAGCGATCTGGAGCCGGCGCTTCGCGCCCGAAGCGTGGTCCAGCATCACTGGCGGACCCTGGGTGCGCTGACGCCGCAAGACTGGCAGCTGTCGTTGACGGTGTTCCGGGACGGCGAGGTCGTGGCGTTGCAGGCCTTGGGGGCCAAGGATTTCGCGAGCCTTCGCGAGGTCTCGTCCGGTTCCTGGGTGGGCCGCCGCTTCCACGGGCAGGGGATCGGCACCGAGATGCGCGCGGCCGTCCTGCACCTGGCGTTCGCCGGGCTGGACGCGTTGGAGGCCACCAGCGGGGCGTTCACCGACAACCCCTCCTCCAATGCGATCTCCCACAAGCTGGGTTATCGCGACGACGGTATCGACCGGTGCATGCGACGCGGCGAGATCGGCACCATTCGACGTTTCCGCCTCGACCGGGCGTCCTGGGAGAAGCACGCGACCACCGAGGTCACCATCGACGGACTGGAGGCGGGACTTCCGCTGCTGGTCGCCGAGTCGGCGTAA
- a CDS encoding Fpg/Nei family DNA glycosylase — MPEGHVIHRLAQRYRDIFAEQTVAVSSPQGRFADSAARLDGQAVTTTDAYGKQLFLGFGSHGFVRIHLGLYGKVTFGDPPVPDPVGAIRLRMVSETGYADLRGPTVCELIVPSEKQAVHDRLGPDPLRADADPERAWNRISRSRVSIGSLLMDQAVIAGVGNIYRCEVLFRHGIDPYLPGRALSHEEWTLIWADLVTLMRDGVHTGRIDTVYPEHLPEAMGRPPRVDDHGGEVYVYRRAGQACHVCETPVMSAVVTARNLFWCPVCQKG; from the coding sequence ATGCCCGAAGGCCACGTCATCCACCGATTGGCGCAGCGGTACCGGGACATCTTCGCCGAACAGACGGTGGCCGTCAGCAGCCCGCAGGGGCGGTTCGCCGACAGTGCCGCCCGGCTGGACGGGCAGGCGGTCACCACGACCGATGCGTACGGCAAGCAGTTGTTCCTCGGATTCGGATCGCACGGGTTCGTGCGGATTCACCTGGGGCTGTATGGAAAGGTGACCTTCGGCGATCCGCCGGTGCCCGATCCCGTCGGCGCGATTCGACTGCGGATGGTCTCCGAGACCGGGTACGCCGACCTGCGCGGTCCCACGGTGTGCGAGCTGATCGTTCCGTCGGAGAAACAGGCCGTCCACGACCGGTTGGGGCCCGACCCATTGCGCGCCGACGCCGACCCGGAACGGGCGTGGAATCGGATATCCCGTTCCCGGGTGAGCATCGGTTCGCTGCTGATGGATCAGGCGGTCATCGCCGGAGTCGGCAACATCTACCGGTGCGAGGTGCTGTTCCGCCACGGCATCGACCCCTACCTGCCGGGGCGGGCACTATCGCATGAGGAGTGGACGCTGATCTGGGCGGACCTGGTGACCCTGATGCGCGACGGTGTCCACACCGGTCGCATCGACACGGTCTACCCCGAACACCTGCCCGAGGCGATGGGCCGACCGCCCCGTGTGGACGATCACGGCGGTGAGGTATACGTGTACCGGCGGGCCGGTCAGGCGTGCCACGTCTGCGAGACCCCGGTCATGTCGGCCGTGGTGACCGCCCGCAACCTGTTCTGGTGCCCGGTCTGCCAGAAGGGTTAG
- a CDS encoding helix-turn-helix domain-containing protein, producing MAPKRYPTLRTQWLGKELRKHRLASNATLLEAGEYLQRDQATISRIESGLSLARVADVMALLDFYGVEDPGIRANLEQISRDAWHRGWWDGYSRHAPLWMLDLAWMEERADRIRSFDPIVFHGILQTEDYARALMTGGEGNLDEEAICRFVQMRMERKNVIVDGSTHFEAVVDESVLRRQVGGPEILRQQLEHLIDLAESQVVQIRVLPATVGAHASTDGSFTLLDLPQPYPRVGHIDTVAGNLWVEADQAETVFHRYHRLEVNALSCNDSLNMITTIAKGLK from the coding sequence ATGGCACCGAAGCGATACCCGACCCTGCGAACTCAATGGCTAGGCAAGGAGCTGCGGAAGCATCGGTTGGCTTCCAATGCAACGCTTCTCGAAGCCGGTGAGTACCTGCAACGTGACCAAGCGACCATCAGCCGTATCGAGAGCGGGCTGTCGTTGGCGAGGGTCGCCGATGTCATGGCGCTTCTCGACTTCTACGGTGTCGAAGATCCAGGTATCCGCGCCAATCTGGAACAGATCAGCCGAGATGCATGGCATCGAGGCTGGTGGGACGGTTACTCCCGCCATGCGCCACTATGGATGTTGGACTTGGCTTGGATGGAAGAACGGGCCGACCGCATTCGATCGTTCGATCCGATCGTCTTCCATGGAATCCTTCAAACCGAGGACTATGCGCGCGCCCTGATGACGGGCGGGGAGGGAAACCTCGATGAAGAAGCGATCTGCCGGTTTGTCCAGATGCGGATGGAACGCAAAAACGTGATCGTTGACGGATCCACCCACTTTGAGGCTGTTGTCGATGAGTCCGTCCTGCGCAGGCAAGTTGGAGGGCCAGAGATCCTGCGGCAACAACTTGAGCACCTGATCGACTTGGCAGAAAGCCAGGTCGTACAGATCAGGGTTCTACCCGCGACAGTCGGAGCACATGCTTCTACCGACGGATCGTTCACTCTGCTCGACCTTCCGCAGCCGTACCCACGCGTCGGGCACATCGACACCGTCGCCGGAAACCTTTGGGTTGAAGCAGATCAAGCAGAGACGGTATTCCACCGTTACCATCGACTTGAGGTAAACGCATTGTCCTGCAACGATTCACTGAACATGATCACGACAATCGCAAAAGGACTCAAATGA
- a CDS encoding DUF397 domain-containing protein translates to MTAAHPHSSGTIAPLTWRKSSRSSNASAQCVEVGAWRKSSRSGGGQNCVEAGACTCHGVAIRDTKHHASGTLSICAAEWGSLVVDLKRLNG, encoded by the coding sequence ATGACCGCCGCACACCCCCACTCAAGTGGCACCATAGCGCCACTCACCTGGCGCAAATCCAGCAGAAGTAGCAACGCGAGCGCCCAATGCGTAGAAGTTGGTGCCTGGCGCAAGTCCAGCCGATCAGGAGGTGGCCAAAACTGCGTAGAAGCCGGTGCCTGTACCTGTCACGGCGTCGCTATCCGTGACACCAAACATCACGCCAGCGGAACCCTGAGCATCTGTGCTGCTGAGTGGGGGAGCCTGGTGGTGGATCTCAAGCGCCTCAACGGGTAA
- a CDS encoding TetR/AcrR family transcriptional regulator — translation MSQRDDLLAGAKKCLVEKGYSRTTARDIAAASGAHLASIGYHFGSKDKLMNAAIIEATSEWGDRVEEAVRQARATDPPQRLRTMLAHLFAATREDRELLVAGVQPYSQAQFDEELRSTLATGFREARVAIAAMILGIAPEEVDEEAEQGIGGVTYNLVLGYIMQALVDPESIPDVDTAVAAIQRLAGDAAG, via the coding sequence ATGAGCCAACGCGACGATCTGCTGGCCGGCGCCAAGAAATGCCTGGTGGAAAAGGGATACAGCCGCACCACCGCCCGCGACATCGCGGCCGCCTCCGGGGCACACCTGGCGTCGATCGGGTACCACTTCGGCTCCAAGGACAAACTCATGAACGCCGCGATCATCGAGGCGACCAGCGAGTGGGGCGACCGCGTGGAGGAGGCGGTGCGCCAGGCCCGCGCCACCGACCCGCCGCAGCGACTGCGGACCATGCTCGCGCACCTGTTCGCCGCGACCCGCGAGGATCGGGAACTGCTCGTCGCCGGAGTCCAGCCGTACTCACAGGCGCAGTTCGACGAGGAGCTGCGGTCCACGCTCGCCACCGGTTTCCGCGAAGCCCGCGTCGCCATCGCCGCCATGATCCTGGGAATCGCACCCGAGGAGGTCGACGAGGAAGCCGAACAGGGAATCGGCGGGGTCACCTACAACCTGGTCCTCGGCTACATCATGCAGGCCCTCGTGGACCCCGAGTCGATCCCCGATGTCGACACCGCGGTCGCCGCCATCCAGCGTCTGGCCGGAGACGCCGCCGGCTGA
- a CDS encoding MFS transporter: MSTITRATPRTWWGLATLLLPALLVSMDISVLFVAAPAITEALEPSAGQWLWMMDVYGFVMAGLLITMGGLGDRIGRRRMLLMGAVLFGAASLLIAFSTTAETMILARALLGIGAATLAPSTLSLIRGMFTDQRQRRTAIAAWTIAFTGGAVAGPIFGGFLLAHFWWGSVFLINVPVMALLLITAPFLVPESRDPRPGGFDLPGAALSLAAVLSLVYGIKHLTQSGMDTVTAGTLIAGVILIGLFIRRQRRAAYPLVPLDLFARPAFAASVAANTVASFAAAGLGLLAFTYLQTVHDLTPLAAAVWTLPTFLGTFAGAAVAGLLADRIAPARLLPAGLLIAAVGFTMVAFNGELIPFVAGYGILTLGIGIVGTLSNSLVIGTAPPERVGAASGISETSVELGAALGIATLGTVSASVFTSAVPEFDTVMDAVARARGLDEPARSELLDRAFTAYESGLTAAALGGAAVLLVIAGFAGLALRRLAPSAAASHD, from the coding sequence ATGTCGACCATAACCAGAGCCACACCCCGTACCTGGTGGGGGCTGGCCACCCTGTTGTTGCCGGCGCTGCTGGTGTCCATGGACATCTCGGTGCTGTTCGTCGCCGCACCCGCGATCACCGAGGCGCTCGAACCCTCGGCGGGGCAGTGGCTGTGGATGATGGACGTCTACGGCTTCGTGATGGCGGGCCTGCTGATCACCATGGGCGGGCTGGGCGACCGCATCGGCCGACGCCGGATGCTCCTGATGGGAGCGGTCCTGTTCGGGGCGGCGTCGCTGCTGATCGCGTTCTCCACCACCGCCGAGACGATGATCCTGGCGCGTGCCCTGTTGGGAATCGGCGCGGCCACCCTGGCGCCGTCGACCCTGTCACTGATCCGAGGCATGTTCACCGACCAGCGTCAGCGACGCACCGCCATCGCCGCCTGGACGATCGCGTTCACCGGTGGCGCGGTCGCCGGACCGATCTTCGGCGGGTTCCTGCTCGCCCACTTCTGGTGGGGCTCGGTGTTCCTGATCAACGTCCCGGTGATGGCCCTGCTGCTGATCACCGCGCCGTTCCTGGTGCCGGAATCCCGCGACCCACGCCCCGGCGGCTTCGACCTGCCGGGTGCGGCACTCTCACTGGCGGCGGTGCTGAGCCTGGTCTACGGGATCAAACACCTCACCCAGTCCGGAATGGACACCGTCACCGCCGGGACGCTGATCGCCGGTGTGATCCTGATCGGACTGTTCATCCGTCGACAGCGGCGTGCCGCGTACCCGCTGGTACCCCTGGATCTGTTCGCCCGACCCGCTTTCGCCGCCTCGGTCGCCGCCAACACCGTGGCCTCGTTCGCGGCCGCCGGGCTGGGCCTGTTGGCCTTCACGTACCTCCAGACGGTGCACGACCTCACGCCGTTGGCGGCGGCGGTGTGGACCTTGCCGACGTTCCTGGGCACCTTCGCGGGAGCCGCCGTGGCGGGGCTGCTCGCCGACCGGATCGCGCCGGCCCGCCTGCTGCCCGCCGGACTGCTGATCGCCGCGGTCGGTTTCACCATGGTGGCGTTCAACGGCGAACTCATCCCGTTCGTCGCCGGCTACGGGATTCTGACCCTGGGGATCGGCATCGTGGGGACGCTGTCCAACTCCCTGGTGATCGGTACGGCCCCGCCGGAACGTGTCGGCGCCGCTTCCGGCATCTCCGAGACCAGCGTCGAACTCGGTGCGGCCCTGGGCATCGCGACGTTGGGCACCGTCTCCGCGTCGGTGTTCACCTCCGCCGTACCCGAGTTCGACACCGTCATGGACGCGGTCGCCCGGGCGCGGGGACTGGACGAGCCCGCACGATCCGAGTTGCTGGACCGCGCCTTCACCGCCTACGAGTCCGGGTTGACGGCCGCCGCACTGGGCGGTGCGGCAGTCCTGCTGGTGATCGCCGGATTCGCAGGCCTCGCCCTGCGCCGCCTCGCCCCGTCGGCCGCCGCCTCACACGACTGA